One window from the genome of Bacillus weihaiensis encodes:
- a CDS encoding peptidyl-prolyl cis-trans isomerase, protein MKSKSLWSIIIGLIIINCVTVGYFVLQEPATIPVSADDQQNEIIATIGDQTITRQEWLAELEQRFGRDTLKELVNIEVVEELAKKHNIQVSEDTIQRELAVYKSMYNSLDEEHFGDEGNWEKQIRYSILLEELLTKDVSVSEEEMKKFYDNNADLYNIETSYHLSHIVVKTEDEAKVIEEELKGGSSFEALALETSIDEFTANQGGDIGFISTQNEYVPAAYLKVAPTLKEGEWSEPIKVDAGYAVILLHETLEGKSYSYDDVKGQIRRQIALEQMEGSVSVEPLWEEIGVTWFYEGE, encoded by the coding sequence ATGAAAAGTAAATCACTTTGGAGTATTATCATAGGTTTAATTATCATAAATTGTGTAACGGTAGGATACTTTGTTCTACAAGAGCCTGCTACTATTCCTGTTTCAGCAGACGACCAACAAAATGAAATTATTGCTACTATTGGTGACCAAACGATTACTAGACAAGAATGGCTAGCAGAACTTGAACAGCGTTTTGGAAGAGATACTTTAAAAGAACTAGTCAATATTGAAGTTGTTGAAGAGTTAGCGAAAAAACACAATATACAAGTTTCTGAAGACACGATTCAACGTGAACTTGCAGTTTACAAATCGATGTACAATTCTTTAGATGAAGAGCATTTTGGAGATGAAGGTAATTGGGAGAAGCAAATACGTTATAGTATTCTTTTAGAGGAGCTATTAACTAAAGATGTATCGGTTTCTGAAGAAGAAATGAAGAAGTTTTATGATAACAATGCTGATCTTTATAATATTGAAACCTCCTACCATCTCTCACATATTGTCGTAAAGACAGAGGATGAAGCTAAAGTCATTGAAGAAGAATTAAAAGGCGGTTCGAGCTTTGAAGCATTAGCCTTAGAAACTTCCATTGATGAGTTTACGGCAAATCAGGGTGGAGATATCGGATTTATTTCGACCCAAAATGAATATGTACCTGCTGCTTATTTGAAAGTGGCTCCTACTCTTAAAGAGGGTGAGTGGAGTGAACCTATAAAGGTTGATGCAGGATATGCTGTTATTCTTCTACATGAAACGTTAGAAGGAAAAAGCTACAGCTATGATGATGTTAAAGGGCAAATTCGAAGACAAATTGCCTTAGAGCAGATGGAAGGATCGGTTAGTGTAGAGCCTCTATGGGAGGAAATTGGGGTCACTTGGTTCTATGAAGGCGAATAA
- the pabC gene encoding aminodeoxychorismate lyase: MIIFMNSEFIKDTEATISPFDHGFLYGLGAFETFRMYNGFPFLLNDHLKRLQAALFQLGISYKINREEIFHMLQKLVDLNHLQGEDVTVRLNISAGNGEVGKLAQTYQTPNILCFLRGAPSVAEPIEKDARILQTPRNTPEGPYRIKSHHYLNNIIGKREIQNTPEAEGFFLTEKGFLAEGVVSNIFWVKDNRVYTPALETGILNGITRQFVIKCLRVMGVAVEEGLYNPEDLLGASEVFITNSSQEIVSIKKVDDRLFQGNDGIIVKKLTELYRQNRKKLLSIEEL; encoded by the coding sequence ATGATTATCTTTATGAATTCAGAGTTTATAAAAGACACAGAAGCCACGATTTCTCCATTTGATCATGGCTTTCTTTATGGATTAGGTGCCTTTGAGACGTTCAGAATGTATAATGGTTTTCCTTTTTTATTAAACGACCACTTAAAAAGACTTCAAGCAGCCCTGTTCCAACTAGGGATATCGTATAAAATAAATAGGGAAGAGATCTTCCATATGCTTCAAAAATTAGTGGACCTTAATCATTTACAGGGTGAAGATGTAACAGTCCGTCTGAATATCTCAGCAGGTAACGGTGAGGTGGGGAAGCTTGCCCAAACCTATCAAACGCCCAATATTCTTTGTTTTTTAAGAGGAGCTCCTTCTGTAGCTGAACCAATAGAAAAGGATGCAAGAATTCTTCAGACTCCGAGAAATACACCTGAGGGTCCTTACCGAATAAAGTCTCATCACTACTTAAATAACATTATTGGAAAAAGGGAAATTCAGAACACTCCAGAAGCCGAAGGATTTTTTCTTACAGAGAAGGGGTTTTTGGCAGAGGGTGTTGTCTCAAATATCTTTTGGGTGAAGGACAATAGGGTCTATACACCTGCTTTGGAAACAGGCATTCTAAATGGCATTACAAGACAATTTGTCATAAAATGCTTAAGAGTGATGGGAGTGGCTGTAGAAGAAGGTTTGTATAATCCAGAAGATCTTTTAGGAGCGTCAGAAGTTTTTATTACGAATTCCTCACAAGAAATTGTATCCATAAAGAAAGTGGATGACAGGTTGTTTCAAGGTAATGATGGTATAATTGTTAAAAAGTTAACGGAGTTATATAGGCAAAATCGAAAGAAACTACTAAGTATAGAAGAGCTGTAA
- the cysK gene encoding cysteine synthase A — protein MARVANSIHELIGETPIVKLNRLVDDQSADVYLKLEFMNPGSSVKDRIGLAMIEAAEKKGDLKEGATIIEPTSGNTGIGLAMVAAAKGLKAILVMPDTMSMERRNLLRAYGAELVLTPGAEGMGGAIRKAEELAKEHGYFMPQQFKNEANPEIHRLTTGKEIVEQMGDQLDAFISGIGTGGTITGAGSVLKEQYPSIKIFAVEPTDSPVLSGGKPGPHKIQGIGAGFVPDILNTNVYDEVITVKNEEAFETSRRAAREEGVLGGISSGAAIFAALKVAKELGKGKKVLAIIPSNGERYLSTPLYQFD, from the coding sequence ATGGCACGTGTAGCAAATTCAATTCATGAATTAATCGGTGAAACACCAATTGTTAAGCTAAATAGACTTGTAGATGACCAAAGTGCAGATGTTTATCTAAAGCTTGAGTTCATGAATCCTGGTAGTAGTGTAAAAGACCGTATTGGTTTAGCGATGATTGAAGCAGCTGAGAAAAAGGGAGATTTAAAAGAAGGCGCCACAATTATTGAACCAACAAGTGGAAACACTGGTATAGGGCTAGCAATGGTTGCTGCTGCTAAAGGTCTTAAAGCAATCTTAGTTATGCCTGACACAATGAGTATGGAGCGTAGAAATCTATTACGTGCATACGGTGCTGAGCTTGTTTTAACTCCTGGTGCTGAAGGTATGGGAGGAGCTATCCGTAAAGCAGAAGAACTTGCAAAAGAACACGGATACTTCATGCCTCAACAATTCAAGAATGAAGCAAATCCTGAAATTCATCGTTTAACGACTGGGAAGGAAATTGTAGAGCAGATGGGCGACCAGCTTGATGCTTTTATTTCTGGAATCGGAACGGGAGGCACAATAACAGGTGCTGGTTCTGTCTTAAAGGAGCAGTATCCTTCTATAAAAATCTTTGCAGTTGAGCCAACTGACTCACCGGTTTTATCTGGTGGGAAACCGGGACCACATAAAATTCAGGGGATCGGCGCAGGATTTGTTCCTGATATCTTAAATACGAACGTATACGATGAAGTCATTACAGTTAAGAATGAGGAAGCCTTTGAAACATCTAGAAGGGCTGCTCGTGAAGAAGGTGTTCTTGGTGGAATTTCATCAGGCGCAGCTATTTTTGCGGCATTAAAGGTAGCAAAAGAGCTAGGAAAAGGAAAAAAAGTCTTAGCTATAATCCCAAGTAACGGAGAGCGTTACTTAAGTACTCCACTATATCAATTTGATTAA
- the dusB gene encoding tRNA dihydrouridine synthase DusB → MFKIGDIELKNRVVLAPMAGVCNAAFRLTVKEFGAGLVCAEMVSDKAILLNNARTMGMLYIDEREKPLSLQIFGGEKDTLVEAARFVDKNTTADIIDINMGCPVPKITKCDAGAKWLLDPNKIYDMVSAVVEAVDKPVTVKMRMGWDDEHIFAVQNAQAVERAGGKAVALHGRTRVQMYEGTANWDIIKEVKESVNIPVIGNGDVTTPQEAKRMLDETGVDGVMIGRAALGNPWMIYRTVNYLETGELMGEPDVREKMEVCKLHLDRLIDLKTEKVAVREMRKHAAWYLKGIRGNAKVRNEVNLMNTRDEFVHLIDEFVLEMEAKQVNDSQVG, encoded by the coding sequence GTGTTTAAAATCGGTGATATTGAATTGAAGAATCGCGTTGTACTTGCGCCTATGGCTGGGGTATGTAATGCTGCATTCCGTTTGACAGTCAAGGAATTTGGTGCTGGCTTAGTATGTGCGGAAATGGTTAGTGATAAAGCAATCTTACTTAATAATGCAAGAACGATGGGAATGCTTTATATTGATGAGCGAGAGAAGCCACTGAGTCTACAAATCTTTGGTGGTGAAAAAGATACGTTAGTGGAAGCTGCTAGATTTGTTGATAAAAATACAACAGCTGATATTATTGATATTAACATGGGTTGTCCGGTTCCTAAAATTACAAAGTGTGATGCAGGTGCTAAATGGCTATTAGATCCTAATAAGATATATGATATGGTTTCTGCTGTAGTGGAAGCTGTTGATAAACCAGTAACTGTTAAAATGCGTATGGGCTGGGATGATGAGCACATTTTTGCTGTGCAAAATGCTCAAGCTGTAGAACGTGCTGGAGGAAAGGCTGTTGCTCTCCATGGTCGTACACGTGTACAAATGTATGAAGGTACGGCTAATTGGGATATCATTAAAGAAGTAAAGGAATCTGTTAACATTCCTGTCATTGGTAATGGTGATGTAACAACTCCACAAGAAGCAAAACGTATGTTAGATGAAACAGGTGTAGATGGTGTTATGATTGGACGAGCAGCATTAGGTAATCCGTGGATGATTTATCGTACTGTAAACTACTTAGAGACCGGTGAATTAATGGGTGAACCAGATGTGCGTGAGAAAATGGAAGTATGTAAGCTTCATTTAGATCGCTTAATCGACTTAAAGACTGAAAAGGTTGCTGTGCGCGAAATGAGAAAGCATGCTGCATGGTATCTGAAAGGTATTAGAGGGAATGCGAAGGTTAGAAATGAAGTGAATCTAATGAATACAAGGGACGAGTTTGTTCACCTGATAGACGAATTTGTTTTAGAAATGGAAGCAAAGCAAGTGAATGATAGTCAAGTTGGATAA
- the lysS gene encoding lysine--tRNA ligase gives MSQEEMNQEELSDQLKVRREKLHNLRDKGLDPFGKRFERTHQTEEIIVAYENLEKEELEAKEIEVTIAGRIMTKRGKGKAGFAHIQDLSGQIQIYVRKDAVGDEAYEVFNTADLGDIVGVTGVVFKTKVGELSIKVTSFDLLTKSLRPLPDKFHGLKDIEQRYRQRYVDLIMSPDSKKTFIMRSKIIQAMRRYLDDQGYLEVETPTMHSIPGGASARPFITHHNALDMPLYMRIAIELHLKRLIVGGLEKVYEIGRVFRNEGISTRHNPEFTMIELYEAYADYQDIMTLTENVIAHIAKEVLGSTTVQYGEYEVNLEPKWTRLHMVDAIKEYTGADFWKEMSVEEARELAKEHNVEINEHMQYGHIVNEFFEQKVEEKLIQPTFIYGHPVEISPLAKKNDDDSRFTDRFELFIVAREHANAFTELNDPIDQKERFEGQLKEREQGNDEAHMMDEDFIEALEYGMPPTGGLGIGIDRLVMLLTNSPSIRDVLLFPQMRHK, from the coding sequence GTGAGTCAAGAAGAGATGAATCAAGAGGAATTAAGCGATCAACTGAAGGTAAGAAGAGAGAAATTACATAACTTACGTGACAAAGGTCTAGATCCATTCGGTAAACGTTTTGAAAGAACACATCAAACCGAAGAGATCATTGTTGCTTATGAAAACCTTGAAAAAGAAGAGCTAGAAGCAAAAGAAATAGAAGTGACAATAGCTGGACGTATTATGACAAAGCGAGGAAAAGGAAAAGCGGGATTCGCTCATATCCAAGACCTTTCTGGCCAAATACAAATTTATGTACGTAAAGATGCTGTAGGGGACGAAGCATATGAGGTTTTCAACACAGCTGATTTAGGTGATATTGTAGGCGTAACAGGAGTTGTCTTTAAAACAAAAGTTGGGGAGTTATCAATTAAAGTAACTTCTTTTGATTTGTTAACAAAATCTTTACGTCCATTACCGGATAAATTTCACGGTCTAAAAGACATCGAACAACGCTATCGTCAAAGATATGTTGATTTAATTATGAGTCCTGACAGTAAAAAAACGTTTATAATGCGTAGTAAAATCATTCAAGCGATGAGACGTTATTTAGATGACCAAGGATACCTAGAGGTTGAAACGCCAACTATGCATTCTATTCCTGGTGGAGCTTCTGCACGTCCATTCATCACCCATCATAATGCGTTAGATATGCCGCTTTATATGCGTATTGCCATTGAGCTTCACTTAAAGCGTCTAATTGTTGGTGGTTTAGAAAAAGTATACGAAATTGGACGCGTATTTAGAAATGAAGGGATTTCTACACGTCACAACCCAGAATTCACAATGATTGAACTTTATGAAGCATATGCTGACTACCAAGATATCATGACATTAACTGAAAATGTAATTGCTCACATTGCAAAAGAAGTTCTTGGGTCGACAACTGTTCAATACGGTGAGTACGAAGTGAATCTTGAGCCTAAATGGACAAGACTTCATATGGTTGATGCGATTAAAGAATATACAGGTGCTGATTTTTGGAAGGAAATGAGCGTTGAAGAAGCTCGCGAATTAGCTAAGGAGCACAATGTAGAGATTAACGAACATATGCAATATGGACACATTGTGAATGAATTCTTTGAACAGAAAGTGGAAGAGAAGTTAATTCAACCAACATTCATTTATGGTCATCCAGTTGAGATATCACCATTAGCTAAGAAGAATGATGATGATTCACGTTTTACTGATCGATTCGAGTTATTCATTGTTGCCCGTGAACATGCAAATGCATTCACAGAGTTAAATGATCCTATTGATCAAAAAGAACGTTTTGAAGGACAATTAAAAGAGCGTGAACAAGGAAATGATGAAGCCCATATGATGGATGAGGATTTTATCGAAGCTTTAGAGTACGGTATGCCTCCTACAGGTGGTTTAGGTATTGGGATCGACCGTTTAGTTATGCTATTAACTAACTCTCCATCTATTCGTGATGTACTGCTCTTCCCTCAAATGAGACATAAATAA
- the hslO gene encoding Hsp33 family molecular chaperone HslO, translating to MDYLVKALAFDNKVRAYAAKTTDTVGEAQKRHQTWPTASAALGRSMTAGVILGSMLKGDAKLTVKVEGGGPIGAILVDSNAKGEVRGYVTNPQTHFDLNDKGKLDVARAVGTDGNLTIVKDIGMKDHFSGQVPIVSGELGEDFTYYLVTSEQVPSSVGVGVLVNPDNTILAAGGFIIQLLPGTDDETIATIEERLNTIEPISKLIQRGLSPEEILNEVLGEGNVRILEKQPVAFKCQCSKERIENAIISLGKGEIQAMIEEEGQAEAQCHFCNEQYVLSREDLENLLQEAK from the coding sequence ATGGATTATTTAGTAAAAGCATTGGCCTTTGATAACAAGGTCCGTGCGTATGCAGCAAAAACAACAGATACGGTCGGGGAAGCTCAGAAAAGGCATCAAACATGGCCAACAGCTTCTGCAGCGTTAGGTCGCTCAATGACAGCAGGCGTTATATTAGGGTCGATGTTAAAGGGAGATGCGAAGCTAACTGTTAAAGTTGAGGGTGGTGGTCCAATCGGGGCTATTCTTGTTGACAGTAATGCTAAAGGGGAAGTGAGAGGCTATGTGACGAATCCTCAAACTCATTTTGACTTAAATGATAAAGGGAAATTAGATGTTGCTAGAGCAGTAGGTACTGATGGTAACCTAACAATTGTGAAGGATATAGGGATGAAAGACCATTTTTCCGGACAGGTTCCAATTGTGTCTGGTGAATTAGGAGAAGATTTTACTTATTATTTAGTAACATCAGAACAGGTGCCATCATCGGTGGGTGTAGGTGTACTTGTTAATCCGGATAACACGATATTGGCAGCAGGTGGCTTTATCATTCAATTACTGCCTGGAACAGATGATGAAACAATTGCTACAATTGAAGAACGTTTAAATACGATAGAACCTATTTCAAAGCTCATTCAAAGAGGGTTATCTCCTGAAGAAATTCTAAACGAGGTTTTAGGAGAAGGGAATGTAAGAATCCTTGAGAAACAACCTGTAGCCTTTAAGTGTCAATGTTCAAAGGAACGTATTGAAAATGCAATTATTAGCTTAGGCAAAGGGGAAATCCAAGCGATGATTGAAGAGGAAGGACAAGCTGAAGCTCAATGTCATTTCTGTAATGAACAATACGTTCTTTCAAGAGAAGACTTAGAGAATTTACTTCAAGAAGCTAAATAA
- the folP gene encoding dihydropteroate synthase, protein MGIVTNKRQIKAGKYSLNINEKTFIMGILNITPDSFSDGGSYVDINKALHHAKEMIENGADIIDIGGESTRPGAKQVSMEEELERVLPVISMLANEIDIPISIDTYKAEVAKQAIEAGASIINDVWGAKADPDMASVAAKYDVPIILMHNRDDRHYEQLIPDMMVDLMESVTIAKNAGVKDDKIILDPGIGFAKTMDDNLEVMRSLDAFVQLGYPVLLGTSRKSFIGHILDLPPTERVEGTGATVCLGIEKGCHIIRIHDVLEMARMAKMMDAMLGKGMSNHR, encoded by the coding sequence ATGGGTATAGTAACGAATAAACGGCAAATTAAAGCAGGTAAATACTCGTTAAATATTAATGAAAAAACATTCATTATGGGTATTTTAAATATAACACCAGACTCTTTTTCTGATGGTGGAAGCTACGTTGATATCAACAAAGCCCTACACCATGCAAAGGAAATGATTGAAAACGGAGCTGACATTATTGATATTGGTGGGGAATCCACACGCCCAGGAGCTAAGCAGGTTTCCATGGAGGAGGAATTAGAGCGTGTTCTTCCTGTTATATCCATGCTGGCTAATGAGATCGATATCCCAATTTCAATTGACACATATAAAGCAGAGGTTGCAAAACAAGCGATAGAGGCTGGTGCTTCTATCATCAACGATGTATGGGGAGCAAAGGCTGATCCTGATATGGCTTCTGTAGCGGCGAAATACGATGTCCCGATTATCCTCATGCATAATCGTGATGATCGACATTATGAGCAATTAATACCGGATATGATGGTTGATTTAATGGAGTCTGTTACCATTGCAAAAAATGCAGGTGTTAAGGATGATAAAATCATTTTAGATCCGGGAATTGGTTTTGCGAAAACAATGGATGATAATTTAGAAGTGATGAGAAGCTTGGATGCATTTGTACAACTTGGTTATCCTGTGTTACTTGGAACATCGAGGAAATCCTTCATAGGGCACATTCTTGATCTTCCGCCTACCGAGCGTGTAGAGGGGACGGGTGCTACTGTTTGTTTAGGAATAGAAAAGGGATGTCATATTATCCGAATACATGATGTGTTAGAGATGGCGAGAATGGCCAAGATGATGGATGCGATGCTTGGGAAAGGAATGAGTAATCATCGATAA
- the folK gene encoding 2-amino-4-hydroxy-6-hydroxymethyldihydropteridine diphosphokinase yields the protein MTNIAFIALGSNMGDREEYLMSAIGYIHQLKGTVVEKISSIYETDPVGYTEQDQFLNMVIQISTDLTAFMLLGELQTIEETLNRKRVVKWGPRTLDLDILLFNHENIETEQLIVPHPRMHERAFVLIPLAELQNDLCIPTIEKPIYAIIEQLHDKEGVRIWKQKSGVDVFALLGN from the coding sequence ATGACGAACATAGCTTTTATAGCTTTAGGATCTAATATGGGTGATCGAGAAGAATATTTAATGAGTGCAATTGGATACATTCATCAGCTTAAAGGTACGGTTGTAGAAAAAATTTCCTCTATTTATGAAACGGACCCGGTTGGCTACACTGAACAAGATCAGTTTTTAAACATGGTCATTCAAATAAGTACTGATTTAACAGCATTTATGCTATTAGGGGAGCTTCAAACAATAGAAGAAACATTAAATAGAAAAAGAGTGGTAAAATGGGGACCCCGAACTTTAGACCTTGACATTTTGCTATTTAATCATGAAAATATTGAAACAGAACAACTAATTGTTCCTCACCCGAGAATGCATGAAAGGGCATTTGTGCTAATACCGTTAGCAGAACTACAAAATGATCTTTGCATTCCTACTATAGAAAAACCAATTTATGCGATCATAGAACAACTACATGATAAAGAAGGAGTACGGATATGGAAGCAGAAAAGTGGGGTAGACGTATTCGCGCTTTTAGGAAATTAA
- the folB gene encoding dihydroneopterin aldolase, protein MDKIYVNGMEFYGYHGVYQEENKLGQRFRVDLIVELDLKSAGENDDLNQTVNYASLYNCCKEIVEGKPLNLVEAVAERISQRILSDFPLIQNCTVKMIKPDPPIPGHYKNVAVEIRRGRV, encoded by the coding sequence ATCGATAAAATCTATGTAAATGGAATGGAATTCTACGGTTACCATGGAGTTTACCAAGAGGAGAATAAACTTGGTCAGAGATTTAGGGTTGACTTAATAGTTGAATTAGATTTGAAGAGTGCAGGAGAAAATGACGATTTAAATCAAACAGTTAATTATGCGTCTTTATATAATTGTTGCAAGGAAATTGTGGAAGGGAAGCCACTCAACTTAGTTGAAGCAGTTGCAGAAAGAATCTCTCAAAGAATATTATCAGATTTTCCACTTATCCAAAATTGTACAGTTAAAATGATAAAGCCTGATCCTCCGATCCCTGGTCATTATAAAAATGTAGCGGTAGAGATAAGAAGGGGTAGAGTATGA
- the pabA gene encoding aminodeoxychorismate/anthranilate synthase component II, whose product MIVMIDNYDSFTFNLVQYLGELGEELVVKRNDEITLEEIEELNPQFLMVSPGPCSPNEAGISMAAIEYFAGKIPIFGVCLGHQSIAQVFGGDVVRAERLMHGKTSQMHHNGETIFKGMDNPFTATRYHSLIVKNETLPDCLEVTAWTDDNEIMALRHKTLPIEGVQFHPESIMTTFGKDLLKNFINHYRLVEEKK is encoded by the coding sequence GTGATAGTAATGATTGATAATTATGATTCATTTACGTTTAATTTAGTGCAGTACCTAGGGGAATTAGGGGAAGAGCTTGTTGTAAAGAGAAATGACGAAATTACACTTGAAGAGATAGAGGAGCTTAATCCACAATTCTTGATGGTTTCGCCAGGTCCATGTAGTCCAAATGAAGCAGGAATTAGTATGGCTGCAATTGAATACTTTGCTGGGAAGATCCCGATCTTTGGTGTTTGTTTAGGGCATCAGTCAATCGCTCAAGTCTTTGGCGGGGATGTGGTTCGTGCTGAGCGTCTTATGCACGGAAAAACCTCTCAGATGCATCACAATGGAGAAACAATCTTTAAAGGGATGGATAATCCGTTTACGGCAACTCGGTACCACTCACTTATCGTGAAAAATGAGACCTTGCCAGACTGCTTAGAAGTTACAGCTTGGACGGACGACAATGAAATTATGGCGCTTCGCCATAAAACGTTGCCAATTGAAGGTGTTCAATTTCACCCAGAATCAATTATGACAACCTTCGGAAAAGACTTACTAAAAAACTTTATTAATCACTATCGGTTAGTAGAAGAAAAGAAATAA
- a CDS encoding anthranilate synthase component I family protein, producing the protein MHQRRTSLSVNFDYQADEFFAKYKELTWDKEKHAFLESGRGGRYSIAGITPIATVRGKGNHLIISDEDGQVELEGKLLDLFQEWFKKYQTVSNPDLPDFQGGAIGFFSYDCVRHFEKMPSIAEDDLKTPDLYFLLFDDVAIYDHKTSKLWLITHYYDEYGMKAAQQKLENLKVSWTTPHLHSDKWSYEQRKGVKEPISFSKAGFTDAVERIKHYISQGDVFQVNLSIRQHFELEVHPIEIYEAIRKLNPSPYMAYMHDPEFQIVSGSPELLVKKQGRAVSTRPIAGTRSRGLDEEEDAKLANELIENEKERAEHVMLVDLERNDLGRVCEYGSVHVNEFMVIEKYSHVMHIVSNVQGTLRNDANFSDVIKATFPGGTITGAPKVRTMEIIEELEPTRRGIYTGSIGWIGFDENMELNIVIRTLYAKDGYGYVQSGAGIVIDSNPEFEYKESLKKARAMVKAIEMSKAEKILG; encoded by the coding sequence ATGCATCAAAGAAGGACTTCTTTAAGTGTAAATTTTGATTATCAAGCTGATGAATTCTTTGCTAAGTACAAGGAACTGACTTGGGATAAAGAAAAACATGCATTTTTAGAAAGTGGACGCGGTGGAAGGTATAGTATTGCGGGTATAACACCAATTGCAACTGTAAGAGGAAAAGGAAATCATCTCATTATTTCAGATGAAGATGGCCAAGTAGAGCTGGAGGGTAAGCTGCTTGATTTATTTCAAGAATGGTTTAAAAAATACCAAACCGTTTCTAATCCAGACTTACCGGATTTTCAGGGTGGAGCAATTGGTTTTTTCAGCTATGACTGTGTTAGGCATTTTGAGAAAATGCCATCAATAGCAGAAGATGATCTGAAAACGCCAGATCTTTATTTCTTACTATTTGATGATGTTGCTATTTATGATCATAAGACCTCCAAGCTATGGTTAATCACACATTACTATGACGAGTATGGAATGAAAGCAGCGCAGCAGAAGCTTGAAAATCTGAAAGTGAGTTGGACAACACCTCATCTACACTCAGATAAATGGTCATATGAGCAGAGAAAAGGTGTAAAAGAACCTATTTCATTCTCGAAAGCTGGTTTTACCGATGCAGTTGAGAGAATTAAGCACTATATCTCCCAAGGTGATGTTTTTCAGGTGAATCTATCCATTAGGCAGCATTTTGAGCTCGAAGTTCATCCGATTGAAATTTACGAAGCTATTAGGAAGTTAAATCCTTCTCCTTATATGGCATATATGCATGATCCGGAGTTTCAAATTGTGAGTGGCTCACCAGAACTTCTAGTGAAAAAGCAAGGGCGAGCTGTAAGTACCCGTCCCATTGCTGGTACTAGATCAAGGGGACTGGATGAAGAAGAAGATGCAAAGCTTGCAAACGAATTGATCGAAAACGAGAAAGAAAGAGCGGAGCATGTCATGCTAGTAGATCTTGAACGTAATGATTTAGGTCGTGTATGTGAATATGGGTCTGTTCATGTGAATGAATTCATGGTGATTGAAAAATACTCACATGTCATGCACATTGTGTCAAACGTCCAAGGGACTTTAAGAAACGATGCGAATTTTTCTGATGTTATCAAAGCAACCTTCCCTGGTGGTACAATAACAGGAGCGCCAAAGGTTCGAACAATGGAAATTATTGAAGAGCTTGAACCGACAAGAAGAGGTATATATACTGGTTCAATAGGTTGGATAGGCTTTGATGAAAATATGGAGCTGAACATTGTGATCCGTACTTTATACGCTAAAGATGGATATGGATATGTTCAGTCTGGAGCAGGAATCGTCATAGATTCTAATCCGGAATTTGAATATAAAGAATCATTAAAGAAAGCAAGAGCAATGGTGAAGGCCATTGAGATGAGTAAAGCAGAGAAAATATTAGGTTGA
- a CDS encoding helix-turn-helix domain-containing protein, producing MEAEKWGRRIRAFRKLKGFTQESFAKDLGISVSVLGEIERGNREPNQQFIEEVAKALNVSVEELTPR from the coding sequence ATGGAAGCAGAAAAGTGGGGTAGACGTATTCGCGCTTTTAGGAAATTAAAAGGCTTTACGCAGGAAAGTTTTGCGAAGGATCTTGGGATATCCGTTTCGGTTTTAGGAGAAATAGAAAGAGGTAATCGCGAACCTAATCAGCAATTTATTGAAGAAGTAGCAAAGGCTCTTAATGTCTCTGTAGAAGAGCTTACACCAAGATAA